Part of the Anomaloglossus baeobatrachus isolate aAnoBae1 chromosome 1, aAnoBae1.hap1, whole genome shotgun sequence genome, GACAGCACTGGCTTCATATAACCAGAAGGGAAGTGGGAAGGTGAATTTAAATAATTAGCCCCGTCTTGATGCACAAGTGCCTTTACTTGGTGTGAGCAGTTATCCTGTGCTCATAGAGTCCCTTTAACTatgagcatttcagagaaaaatggTGATGGCTGCaatcatgctgcctgtggttttgtCAGCATGAATTGACTGACAGATTCACAATAAAAGAAATCTGTCATCAAGTTTTTGTTACCCCATCTGGGAGTAGCATGATATAGAgggggagaccctgattccagtgatgcaacacttactggactgcttgttaTATTTATGATACAATCCCTGTTTTACCAGCTGCAGATATACAACTTCTCTAAATGCTGAGCTGCAtagcccgcccacaccactgaccaCTGgtagctttctgtatacactgtgcatagtcTGTAGCTGTAAATatgtggtggggttatacagagctcatgaatatggaggactacctggccaAGGTTACTAGTCCactagtaataatctcctgctgataaaacgttGCTGTCATCAAAACTAGAgccagcagcccagtaagtgacacatcactgtaaccagggaacctgtctctatattatgctgcaaataacctggtgacagattctgtaTTTTTAACACTGACTCCAAATGTTTCTTTACAGAAAAAATGTGAAACTGTAATAGTAACAATTTGTTTCCACGAAGATTTGTATCTATTTTATAAATAAAAGTGTCAATGGTTCTTCTCACAGAAGGATGAATAACTTCTCATAGCCAAGAGTAACTCTTCTCCATACATGAATGAGTCCTCACCCACACATTCCTGATATTACAGTCTTCATATATTTACTATATTGTATTAGGAGTCTAAACATTAGTATTTTGGGTCTTCTATTCATAATATACAACATACAGTAAATATTATGAAGGATCTATGAATACAAACTAGGCCAGACATACAGTAAATAATATGGATCCATAAATACAAACTAGGCCAGAAATACAGTAAATATTATGAAGGATCCATGAATACAAACTAGGCCAGACATACAGTAAATAATAAGGATTCATGAATACAAACTAGGCCAGACATACAGTAACTATTATGAAGGATCCATGAATACAAACTAGACCAGACATACAGTAAATAATAAGGATCCATGAATACAAACTAGGCCAGAAATACAGTAAATATTATGAAGGATCCATGAATACAAACTAGGCCAGACATACAGTAAATAATAAGGATTCATGAATACAAACTAGGCCAGACATACAGTAACTATTATGAAGGATCCATGAATACAAACTAGACCAGACATACAGTAAATAATAAGGATTCATGAATACAAACTAGGCCAGACATACAGTAACTATTATGAAGGATCCATGAATACAAACTAGACCAGACATACAGTAAATAATAAGGATCCATGAATACAAACTAGGCCAGACATACAGTAAATATTATGAAGGATCCATTAATACAAACTTGGTCAGGCATACAGTTGTGATTGATTAGCTATTCTCTTTggcaaaagatgctggaagaggtgGGTCAAATCATTATGGCATGTATAACACTAAGTGCAACCATTAACCATCTaaaccagtggttcccaaactccagtcctcatgacccccaacaggtcctgttttcaggatttccttaatatagcacaggtgatgccttgataatgattctatcacctgttcaatagtaaggaaatcctgataacatgacttgttgggggtcgtgaggactggagtttgggaaacactgatttAAACATACAATTCTGGGAGCCTGTCACAAGTGTAATGTCGtcctgcctgtttgcagcttgttaCATGCAGGAGGACCTGAGAAGTCTACTGTTAGTGTAAGGGTCTTTTCAcgctatatatttcattttttcttttttgtaatcaTATGCGCTGGTAAGCTTAATGTATGTGAGAAAAAGCACCATAGACCCCTATTTGGCTCAATATAGAAAGGTATGCATCAGAATTTCCATCTACTTGACTGATCAGCTGGGGTCTCAAAATCCAGACCCCTATCAACCTACAGGGCATTTCAGGCCCTGTccgaaatgaaaaataaaatagtttatGGAGTTGTAAACCAACAGGTGCAGAATATTGTTATTTCCTGCAATAGATTTATTCCTCTGGTTGATCACGGATGACACATTATGACATCCATCACGGCCTTCAAATATATATACACCAAGCGTTTTTGTAGCATATGGATTTAATAGAAGGAGCAATGCAGTATGTTGCAAGAAAAGATTCTAAATCCGAGCTGGTTTGGGGTTAGGTGTCAGGTCAGTGGTTCTGCACAGTGACTGACAGCTGTGTCTGTGTACACACTTATATAGGGTGTCCATCATTGAGTaaaaccacccactggactcataaaCCCAGACTGAACAAAGACTAAAATGAAACACAAACAAATAAATCTGAAGTAATTTTACCTGGGCGTTCATCTGTGCTCCACAACAAAGCGCATAGTGGTGCCATCGAAGGATGGTGGAGCCACAATCCTCGGCCCAGGTTGGGATAACATACTGATGACCTGCTTGCCATCTGGGCAGCCTAAGGATCCTCTTCTAATAGCAGTGGCTTGTGCTATTGATGGATTGGCAGTTGCAGAGCCTGTGGCTAAATAGTAAGGGCTATCAGCCATACTCATATCCCCAGGATGGGATCCGTCCACTATTGGCATTTCATAGGAGTGTTCACTGACTGGAGTGGAGAGTTGTGTTTGCAGGTGGTTTGGGGGAAGAATTGCAGTTGGAGGAGTGGGTAAAAACCCAGGATAAAACATATAAGCAGGTCCATATGCACCAGGGCTTAGGGCTAATTGTGGCATAGGTAGAGGCACTGGAGTAACAGGGGGCGGGGGCACAGGAACATCAACATACTGTCCAGTTTCGGGGTCAAAGAGCCTCCTTTTAATTGGCTGCACAGGAGTGTCCACTAGATAATACTGTCCAGTAGCCAAGTCTACCAACATCTTTCTCTGGGTCTGGGGGTACATCTCAGCTGGAGTGGCAGAAGTCATAGGAGGGGAGTAATAGATAGGGCCTTGGGCACTGGGCATTGCCATAGCCATAGGTGGCAGAGGGTGATGGTAGATGGCAGCTGGTGGGATTGAGTCTGGGGTCTGAGGCTCAGAGCCTGCTGAGGCAGCTCTGGTGGGctgcacaccctctttcaccttgtTGCTCCAGTCTCTAGGGGCTTTGATGGGGCTCTTGGGGTTGGGCTCTTGTGCCTTGGTGTTGAATGGAGGGAGGGTGCACAGGGCTGCAGATTCCCGGATCACACTGGTGGGCTCTCGGGCACTGCTGTCTTTAGTGATGGGGACTTCTTTGGCATTGCCAGTgttctccctggtacctgtgccagtGTCACGGTTGTTGGTCGGTGGATCCCGGGTACTTACTGGAGGTTTGGCTTCTGCTGCCGCCTTCACCGGGATGGTGAGGTAGTTTTCAAAGTCGGCGCTGGCTTTGCGCACCAGGGAGGGAGGCTGCACCTCTGTCTTCTTGGGCTCCTCGATGGCCATGCCGGGGATCTTCAGGGTGGAGGGTGGCTGTGGTCGGGTGTTCTTGGTGTTGAGGCTGGCCTCCATGCTCTGCTGCTTGCTCCTGGCCGGGGCAGCGCTCACAGTGAACACATTGACGTTGCTGGTCCCGGCCCTGGAGCTCGGCTTAGGCTCCGTCTGATCCTGCTTCTTGGCTTCTGTGAACTTGGACACCTGGAAAGTCTTGTGCGGCTTGTTCTCCGGCGGGGGCTTGCTGGGGCTCTTCTCCACTCCTGGGTGAGAATTGCGGCGGACCAGTGGCTCGGGGGCTTTGCTGATCATGGGGACCGATGCTTTGCGGGGGATCTCCCCCACGGGCTTGGCTTCCTCTGGCGCTCCTTGGCCGGAGATCATGGACAGCACATGGCTGCCTTTCAGCGGCTGCGGTTCGTCTTTGCGCTTCCACTCCTTCTTATCAAACACATAGAGCTGCTCCATGGTCTTCACCGCAGCGGTGAGCTTCGCCAGAGCCGCCTGGGACTGCGGGGACTTGGGCTCGGGTTTCACTTCGGGCTCCTTTGGCTTCTCCTGCTTCCATTTGGACGCCTTGGATACGATCTTCACCACCGGCATCCTGGGTCCTGTTTTATTGGGCGCAATGGTGGCCACCGGCAACCTTCCAGATGCCCGGTGTACCAGAACAGTCTCTGCGGGAGATAGCCCCATTTCTAGCTCATTGTCTTGCGGGCTACCCTTTTCAGTCTCCTCCTTGCTCCTCACAGCCTGACAGGTGATCACAATAGGGGACAAGGAGGAGGAGATCTTAGGGACCAGCTTTGACTTGGGGTCGGTGGCACTGTGGTCAGACATTACGCTGCTCCTGCCGTTGCCCTCACCTGTGTCCTGGCTGTAGGAGCTCTTCAGCAGCTTCCTGACGTCCCTCACCTGGTGAATGGCTCCTGGCACTTTGGTTTTGGATTCTCTTACATCTCTGACAAGGAATTGGGGCATCTTCTCCATAACATCAGCTCTGCAGGGGACTTGATTCCTCAAGTCTTCGGCTGCCTTGGACAGACTGGCAGCAGTGGCTGCAAGGTTGGGGGTCAGCAGTTTGGCAATGTTGAAAGGGCTATCTTTATTCTCTGCAGATAATCCTAGCTTGAGTTTAATCTCCTGAGGCTTGGGGGTGACTCTAGGGGTCAGCCTGCTTACTGAAGCCTCCAGGATTTGGAGTTTTTCACTTTTGATCTCATTCTCATTGCGGCTGAAGCAGGTCTGGTGGGCATAGGTAGACACCGAGTACTTGGTGGCTTGCTTCTCCACCTGCTTCTCCTTTGGAGTGTGCTGGATGCCGGGGACATACAGCCGGGACATCTTAGTGGACTGCACAGAAGAGATCTCTCCTAGTTCTGCTTTCCAGTCCCTTTCTAGTGGGATCTtgatccttcttgctttagcaacgTTCTCCTCGATTTTCTTCTCCATCTTTTCTATCTCCTTCTCCTTCCATGACCTGAAGGCACTATTTTGACTGCGGAGAAAGATGCCCTTCATTGTCTCGGATGCAGTCTTCTTCATCTCACATATGGTTTCTTCTCGGTGGGTCTCAAAGGGTGACATTCGTTTATCTATAGAAGTCGCATCTTTGGGGGTCGCTGAGAAAAACTCCCCTAGATCTTCACTGCTGACTAGGGTGAAGTCTGAGCCCGCCTCGGAGAACTTGGAGTTCTGTCTCTGTAGACCCTTTTCCTTTACGCCCTCGATCT contains:
- the C1H4orf54 gene encoding uncharacterized protein C4orf54 homolog; translated protein: MQQALSGHTPGADSLKKGAELETRYVEIPVTPEKRAAGTAGLTVTLSAVGRAQGMEDGHNMFSWSPEQCPTPGKLPVTGGTCEGTASYPSSRASDSPSPVIMPHQGCANDEAHYITTHEIQLCEADQEPDYPDFGLAPSTWSEPVDSAPCSFLEYASFDSQGGTPTDEEDCSYYLSTASDPNPTDSLGSTELVSTYSESDSSPSSRSSTRNRQEQATPEISKGQILLSIKTASKTINEPIQSNQHSAPADAKHEPDMSYCLSTATGSKALQHHCHPYSQASDAHRLVAIPARLQARSGVHADISSGASSAVSELDDADKEVRNLTSRAFRSLAYPYFEAINFSSSESTTSLSDQNIGINSWSTYLDWKGGSFLSQKAEKTLHQHTSTTSNFGLKKIGKDASKEQQVFLQANKSETKAFELVVSEVAKGANPASSSKRIKSGSRVVTLTETLNFSSSNVKASAAGSEQASKLASTDHAPGSACTDGVTETLPTDRAAPTLEVNKQSNSSLVEAMDGTHKSKYASSLLKNIISKKMQLEQEFKMERGELSDTSHKAVPKEIEGVKEKGLQRQNSKFSEAGSDFTLVSSEDLGEFFSATPKDATSIDKRMSPFETHREETICEMKKTASETMKGIFLRSQNSAFRSWKEKEIEKMEKKIEENVAKARRIKIPLERDWKAELGEISSVQSTKMSRLYVPGIQHTPKEKQVEKQATKYSVSTYAHQTCFSRNENEIKSEKLQILEASVSRLTPRVTPKPQEIKLKLGLSAENKDSPFNIAKLLTPNLAATAASLSKAAEDLRNQVPCRADVMEKMPQFLVRDVRESKTKVPGAIHQVRDVRKLLKSSYSQDTGEGNGRSSVMSDHSATDPKSKLVPKISSSLSPIVITCQAVRSKEETEKGSPQDNELEMGLSPAETVLVHRASGRLPVATIAPNKTGPRMPVVKIVSKASKWKQEKPKEPEVKPEPKSPQSQAALAKLTAAVKTMEQLYVFDKKEWKRKDEPQPLKGSHVLSMISGQGAPEEAKPVGEIPRKASVPMISKAPEPLVRRNSHPGVEKSPSKPPPENKPHKTFQVSKFTEAKKQDQTEPKPSSRAGTSNVNVFTVSAAPARSKQQSMEASLNTKNTRPQPPSTLKIPGMAIEEPKKTEVQPPSLVRKASADFENYLTIPVKAAAEAKPPVSTRDPPTNNRDTGTGTRENTGNAKEVPITKDSSAREPTSVIRESAALCTLPPFNTKAQEPNPKSPIKAPRDWSNKVKEGVQPTRAASAGSEPQTPDSIPPAAIYHHPLPPMAMAMPSAQGPIYYSPPMTSATPAEMYPQTQRKMLVDLATGQYYLVDTPVQPIKRRLFDPETGQYVDVPVPPPPVTPVPLPMPQLALSPGAYGPAYMFYPGFLPTPPTAILPPNHLQTQLSTPVSEHSYEMPIVDGSHPGDMSMADSPYYLATGSATANPSIAQATAIRRGSLGCPDGKQVISMLSQPGPRIVAPPSFDGTTMRFVVEHR